A genomic region of Plasmodium vivax chromosome 1, whole genome shotgun sequence contains the following coding sequences:
- a CDS encoding serine/threonine protein kinase, putative (encoded by transcript PVX_088265A), with protein MIETTGKVEYSKSKTIPCDGSNDDDEEEANNYLPLKYEKTLDLEKGNELSGTQQSGELASSPKGAKSKGVKGDAAVEPPKMGTLDEGTMETTSGGGTPFDLNVSMGMKKALHGDAPANSSQAGNGGLPQILDHLEEETDNMYSRKVASTKYYGTGSSGESRDNEESGYPKGFSSPVQGKKGEGASPYGVDADGVKHSMAEASKASKGGLPEDTYTTNCSNLAEGEKDMFAKMMEEQAKKSSINGGHKNGEKESNPFCMTTGKFSKQGEGSTDYNNAYVHGREDNSREVASCHQTDGEKECLANCPDALMGGKWNEGLHVGGHLYADHHPQDEDKCSTEDVVYMGMQTSGSKAQQCEGESKNSPYVKKEDLKTIACQQDIFNDTENANDSTTECSSSVKDIPQLVTNHPGVYANRVGEKEVVSITSGYFASYTDGKTFECKNSSAAKGPHSEKEKESIICDDLGFGPVVSNAANNGEAKVEGEKNAFAEAAQIAEVGGEPSNGAVGRYLAAGHTNKALCAPGVSDAAVEKKCVVSEKRGQGGPISIQVSPPTSGTNINNGSRNFNSSKRDSLHGEARSPNEALYKKKSLYPGKEVDSMKKKNETTLRKSQLMEYPQNENEESLEEYFKSTIPENILRNIKYENPSNTYNDMLSNNGHYDLTSELRNSNPTSTYYASGRGRDMGEKKSAEVVNNSGVASPGMNLRSRAAGGAASAAVAPGAAVATAAPVAGGTTVGGRDAYHVQADKGVDAREDPQAARKQNNGGYSYMGSGYMGSGYNGGGYTGSGYNASGYNASGYNASGYNGYYSVEKDPGMATRNTRVCNEPESNYASGKRYYLLPPKKCDAVKEQKNQMLMISKQKIKKIWNKFKNGASKEQNLIPTFENEHNLFPNMEVLHGQKVHAQIGGTQMNAPMNASLNAPMNAQINASLNAQLGVPMHPQVTPPLHGQLPGQLPGQMHSEFYGVSGPFQTCSQGAVGIGAGVGAGPLMSPFKECINKPIRRGSNVIEKQIKAKCIFNWKLAQKSLLKMLHSAHNYYFNGVEYADWQLTCIPTLGFSKSSNRVQQMYKAVIPSKDANSKNEVKLFLKKVPIYIWIKQYNLMSEYDGEYVTDGENFVMEATSLAFLNEYHPGITPKLHRILYEPDGKQPNECNIPPKSMFNSLTLFNDILTERLKCNISGNIVIVSEFFSEDILDFIDRRQKKLNMKINNNEKSYILYQCLKLLIRLHDAGLSHLDLTPENILISDNYEMRLCDLSKSTPIYTYNLRHIKDVNRLYLFESCEPTIAKGAYMPPECWKIYWKYDTMKIKNPLKDLKNITDQEKRKQFYFDVSSADKFMLGVFFFWIWTNGNLWKCSDPLQDEDFFYFVKCDMNFDKFELTRKWPTDLKNIIKQLLHVEHRKKLNLKDLSMHPWWSCKLQ; from the exons ATGATAGAGACAACGGGGAAGGTCGAGTATAGCAAGTCGAAGACGATCCCCTGTGATGGCAGcaatgatgatgatgaggaggaggctAATAATTACCTGCCCTTGAAGTATGAGAAGACGCTGGACTTGGAGAAGGGGAATGAGTTGAGTGGCACGCAACAATCAGGTGAGCTGGCCAGCTCCCCGAAGGGGGCCAAATCGAAGGGTGTGAAGGGCGACGCAGCGGTAGAGCCTCCCAAGATGGGCACCCTTGATGAAGGCACTATGGAGACAACCAGTGGAGGAGGCACCCCTTTCGATCTGAACGTCAGCATGGGTATGAAAAAAGCGTTGCATGGGGATGCTCCTGCAAATTCGAGTCAAGCGGGAAATGGAGGACTCCCCCAGATTTTGGACCACTTGGAGGAAGAGACAGACAACATGTACAGCAGGAAGGTCGCCAGTACGAAGTATTACGGCACGGGTAGCAGCGGGGAGAGTAGGGATAACGAAGAGAGCGGTTATCCGAAGGGGTTCTCCTCCCCtgtgcagggaaaaaaaggcgaaggtGCTTCCCCCTACGGGGTTGACGCAGATGGGGTGAAGCACAGCATGGCGGAGGCGTCAAAAGCGTCAAAAGGGGGTCTGCCCGAGGATACCTATACAACAAATTGCAGCAACTTggcagaaggggagaaggacATGTTCGCGAAGATGATGGAAGAGCAGGCGAAGAAGAGTAGCATTAATGGTGGCCATAAGAAtggcgaaaaagaaagcaaCCCCTTCTGCATGACCACCGGAAAGTTTTCAAAGCAGGGTGAGGGCAGCACGGATTATAACAACGCGTATGTGCATGGAAGGGAAGACAACAGTAGGGAAGTCGCGTCGTGCCACCAGACCGATGGTGAGAAGGAATGTTTGGCCAACTGCCCCGATGCGCTgatgggggggaagtggaaCGAGGGTCTACATGTAGGTGGCCACCTCTATGCAGACCACCATCCCCAGGACGAGGACAAGTGCAGCACGGAAGACGTGGTCTACATGGGGATGCAAACGAGTGGAAGCAAAGCACAGCAGTGTGAAGGGGAGAGCAAAAACTCTCCATACGTAAAGAAGGAAGACTTAAAAACGATTGCATGTCAGCAGGACATTTTCAACGATACTGAAAATGCGAATGATAGCACGACGGAATGCTCCTCGTCTGTGAAGGATATTCCCCAATTGGTTACAAACCATCCGGGGGTCTATGCGAATAGGGTAGGTGAGAAGGAGGTCGTCTCCATCACCTCTGGGTATTTTGCCTCCTACACGGATGGTAAAACTTTTGAGTGCAAAAATTCTTCGGCAGCGAAAGGACCCCActcggaaaaggaaaaggagtcAATAATTTGCGACGACTTGGGGTTCGGCCCTGTTGTGAGTAACGCCGCAAACAATGGTGAAGCGAAGGtggagggagagaaaaacgCGTTTGCTGAGGCCGCTCAGATTGCTGAGGTTGGCGGTGAGCCGAGCAACGGTGCGGTAGGTCGCTACTTAGCAGCAGGCCATACTAATAAGGCCCTTTGCGCGCCGGGCGTTAGTGACGCTGCTGTGGAGAAGAAGTGCGTGGTGAGTGAGAAGAGGGGGCAGGGCGGCCCGATTAGCATCCAGGTTAGCCCCCCTACTAGCGGCACTAATATTAACAATGGGAGTCGAAATTTCAACAGCAGCAAGAGGGACTCCCTCCACGGGGAAGCTCGCTCCCCAAACGAGGCGCTGTACAAGAAGAAGAGCTTGTACCCTGGGAAGGAGGTAGACAgcatgaagaagaagaacgaaACGACGCTGCGAAAGAGCCAACTGATGGAGTacccccaaaatgaaaatgaagaatcTTTGGAGGAGTATTTTAAAAGCACAATTCCGGAGAACATTCTgaggaatataaaatatgagaaTCCGTCGAACACGTATAATGACATGCTTAGCAACAATGGCCATTACGATTTAACTAGCGAATTGAGGAACAGCAATCCAACGAGCACTTATTATGCGTCCGGGCGTGGTAGAGACATGGGAGAGAAGAAAAGCGCTGAGGTGGTGAACAACTCGGGGGTGGCGTCCCCGGGCATGAATCTTAGAAGCAGAGCAGCAGGAGGGGCGGCCTCGGCTGCAGTTGCGCCGGGGGCGGCAGTTGCGACCGCGGCGCCTGTTGCGGGGGGGACGACCGTCGGGGGGAGAGATGCATACCATGTGCAAGCAGACAAAGGAGTGGACGCCCGGGAGGACCCCCAGGCGGCGCGCAAGCAGAACAACGGCGGTTACAGCTACATGGGGAGCGGCTACATGGGGAGCGGCTACAATGGGGGGGGCTACACCGGAAGCGGCTACAACGCAAGCGGCTACAACGCAAGCGGCTACAACGCAAGCGGCTACAACGGCTACTACAGTGTGGAGAAGGACCCCGGAATGGCCACGAGAAACACGCGAGTTTGCAACGAGCCGGAATCGAATTACGCCTCGGGGAAGAGGTACTACTTGTTGCCGCCCAAAAAATGTGACGCCGTGAAGGAGCAGAAGAACCAGATGTTGATGATTTCGAAGCagaaaattaagaaaatttgGAACAAGTTTAAGAACGGCGCGTCTAAGGAGCAGAACCTCATTCCGACGTTCGAGAACGAGCACAATTTGTTCCCCAACATGGAGGTTCTGCACGGGCAGAAGGTGCACGCGCAGATAGGCGGTACGCAAATGAACGCCCCGATGAACGCGTCGTTAAACGCGCCGATGAACGCTCAGATAAACGCGTCGCTAAACGCCCAGCTGGGGGTGCCGATGCACCCGCAGGTGACGCCTCCTCTGCACGGGCAGTTACCGGGGCAGCTTCCGGGGCAGATGCACAGCGAGTTCTACGGCGTGTCGGGCCCCTTCCAAACGTGCAGCCAAGGAGCAGTTGGCATCGGCGCCGGCGTGGGGGCGGGCCCGTTGATGAGTCCCTTCAAGGAATGCATTAACAAGCCGATTCGCCGAGGCAGCAACGTGATCGAGAAGCAAATAAAGGCGAAGTGCATTTTCAACTGGAAGTTGGCGCAGAAGTCTCTGCTCAAAATGTTGCATAGCGCACACAACTACTACTTTAACGGGGTGGAATACGCAGACTGGCAATTGACATGCATCCCGACGTTGGGTTTTTCCAAATCGAGTAACCGCGTGCAGCAGATGTATAAAGCAGTGATTCCCTCGAAGGATGCGAACAGTAAGAATGAGGTGAAGCTGTTCTTGAAGAAGGTGCCTATATACATATGGATCAAGCAGTACAACCTGATGAGTGAGTACGATGGAGAGTACGTAACCGATGGGGAGAATTTCGTGATGGAGGCGACTTCTTTAGCATTCCTGAATGAGTACCACCCAGGGATAACCCCCAAGTTGCATCGCATTTTATACGAGCCAGATGGCAAGCAACCAAATGAGTGCAATATCCCCCCCAAATCCATGTTCAACAGTTTAACTCTATTTAATGACATTCTAACGGAGCGATTAAAGTGCAATATAAGTGGCAATATTGTCATCGTCTCGGAGTTCTTCAGTGAGGACATCTTAGATTTCATTGACCGTAGACAGAAGAAGCTAAACATGAagattaataataatgaaaagagCTACATACTCTACCAATGTTTGAAGTTGCTAATAAGATTGCACGATGCGGGGTTATCTCACTTAGATTTGACGccagaaaatattttaatttcggACAATTATGAGATGCGTCTGTGTGATTTGTCTAAGAGTACTcccatatatacgtataatTTGAGACACATAAAGGATGTGAATCGGCTGTACCTGTTTGAGTCTTGCGAGCCTACCATTGCCAAGGGGGCTTACATGCCTCCCGAGTGCTGGAAGATCTACTGGAAATACGACACGATGAAGATTAAGAACCCGCTAAAAGATTTGAAGAACATCACCGATCAGGAGAAGCGCAAGCAGTTTTACTTCGACGTCTCTAGCGCGGACAAGTTCATGCTGGGGGTGTTCTTCTTCTGGATCTGGACCAACGGGAACTTGTGGAAGTGCTCCGACCCCCTGCAGGACGAGGACTTCTTCTACTTCGTCAAGTGCGACATGAACTTCGACAAGTTCGAGTTGACTCGCAAGTGGCCGACCGACTTGAAGAACATCATCAAG CAACTGCTACACGTGGAGCACCGGAAGAAGCTGAACCTGAAGGACCTGAGCATGCACCCCTGGTGGTCCTGCAAGCTGCAGTGA
- a CDS encoding hypothetical protein, conserved (encoded by transcript PVX_088270A) — MITVYVPALLSLGQLISTARCINLISYFFFLDGGSSDQSGPKKKNKNGQDKENFNKHMEDYLDDKVKINLRSKKINQLKPIFTNPEAEIHYYLRSDGNYDELYAKYPLCEAKYKIADKLKGLSIFQKSMNKTKKLALLKTCIMEMYGVLFVTVRNTNDIISVVATVYGYIPYGLIILTLLGLMLTFNKLLLYFALIMPTQITLNDFVLKKILKMGRPIHSALHSYGMPSGHSSFSFSLLTFILLHLTESKKDKWTLMAYILAIIALLPIPWSRVYIEDHTMYQALVGCILGFIIGVVSYMVKRQCMKQKDNTK; from the coding sequence ATGATAACCGTTTATGTACCGGCATTACTAAGTTTAGGGCAGTTAATATCAACGGCAAGATGCATCAACCTGATAAgctactttttctttttggatGGGGGGTCGTCAGATCAAAGTGGaccgaagaagaaaaataaaaatggccaggataaggaaaattttaataaacatATGGAGGACTACCTGGACGACAAGGTAAAAATTAACCTGcgcagtaaaaaaattaatcaattAAAGCCCATATTTACAAACCCAGAGGCGGAAATTCATTACTACCTTAGAAGTGATGGCAATTACGATGAGCTCTATGCCAAGTACCCCTTATGTGAGGCTAAGTACAAAATAGCAGATAAGCTAAAAGGCCTTAGTATATTTCAGAAGTCTATGAATAAGACGAAGAAGCTAGCCCTATTGAAGACATGCATAATGGAGATGTATGGTGTGCTATTCGTTACCGTTAGAAACACGAATGACATCATCTCCGTGGTTGCTACCGTTTATGGGTACATACCCTACGGATTAATCATTCTAACATTACTGGGGCTGATGCTAACTTTTAACAAACTTTTGCTTTACTTCGCTCTTATTATGCCCACCCAGATTACACTGAACGATTTtgtattaaagaaaattctAAAAATGGGTAGACCGATTCATAGTGCACTACACTCCTATGGAATGCCATCCGGACATAGCTCCTTTTCTTTCAGTTTACTCACCTTTATATTATTGCACCTAACGGAGTCTAAGAAGGATAAGTGGACCTTAATGGCCTACATCCTTGCCATCATTGCGTTGTTGCCAATACCTTGGAGTCGTGTCTACATCGAAGATCATACCATGTACCAGGCTCTCGTTGGCTGCATCTTGGGATTCATCATCGGTGTCGTCTCCTACATGGTGAAGAGGCAATGTATGAAGCAGAAGGATAACACCAAGTAG
- a CDS encoding hypothetical protein, conserved (encoded by transcript PVX_088275A) gives MDEDTPPEPLSIPGYHYDKKKNRYYLIDNELKKKLKEEEFERQISNAKRKNRQTNVEEKDLVIKKFHRIHGIKEMKKKKKHSNAHKSNVKHNDNQGYMSLDNDACATFSKEKNLELINNELNSLKKCISKNHNIINILKSIRNFHFRENSILSLPPIFINVASYQYIHVEDLCDLHSDKASSFCHPGRGGMTVRSVHHPNVQNGLEAVSTVHSISSFNNQIEDANGEGDENGTSNTSNTGDTSDTSDTNEENKMRYVQEVYNARTSPFQNPKRNDTIELTAADIRFFNVCQKLISENMIKGRPYLDISRNEPVFAYPNFRKDSACTNSPEEQTRSCSSRKKKNYSSKKMRQIKNENHMSPGGDGTGSSALLIPKLFGRTHEKVNARSIQNFKSNIIINRYRANFYYFYHIPSRTYANRRRNNSGSPLRIGSGTFNASNSNSTSNNFNYSYSHVHRNREEYDEINATVHVDHEVLSRPLSSIQNSVLHNGTFQERSGRRFHEFMPVRHLDVNANETRVLRTYKPAESFFHLFSNPLYEDFIFSTTKENNCSFSLGAIDMRNFIQKDNKSPLGDMIHENVYYNTDTKYFCTYSKENTELLCVSPQILSHFSIFNSEYIAYSSYPNMRDEKSLLCMFNICSFFQRDPKIVTYSFASEINYFKLFPSKQDGFYAHDGGNTWDTASHTMNEEYAYHPDNKIDKIFICGSNPCFSFNAIKNDGVPYCIWDSKKLKVHDLLCVSDDLPCYVHNVLSGSQHPFSNLIGDYGSLKKERSFHAKRAKEKRKDEMGNDEDGHENANLNERRSSVDYHYQNDAHKKCYNKRKHPSKDPSEENDDLHVSKHETARNRHDHFADKSKHHLNRSSKNNHGQYASAANNSNEKMRNKHSGATPHNYYVSNAAKYNDNKKKGICCESVNKSNNNIFLCCNTEHVYLCDLRCNFLNTISKLRPNEGYVNKMHSLSNSFQYILSKTNNHIGLYDMRYGPCKHNDETKSSLVTSYDRFIDNGNLKKHLNDFYVIDNEQFLVSLDTYTNSVHIYDIMNTKNRVINLDGNSDYSIYANIHAYNNLSRIPYIYSSHKYDDAYYHYYKKKNCETKATEIKHMTHFCPMKTYPQKDLFIGLNVQSILPLFYVKQKYTKHNFISINEGGFICTINV, from the coding sequence ATGGATGAAGATACCCCACCGGAACCATTAAGTATACCAGGGTATCACTAcgataagaagaaaaatcgCTATTACCTGATAGATAATGAACTGAAAAAGAaactgaaggaggaagaatttGAGAGACAAATAAGCAATGCCAAGAGAAAAAACCGCCAAACCAAtgtggaagaaaaagatttggtaataaaaaaatttcacagGATACATGgaataaaagaaatgaaaaaaaaaaaaaaacactccaATGCACATAAGTCAAATGTGAAACATAACGACAATCAGGGTTATATGTCTTTAGACAATGATGCGTGTGCCACATttagtaaagaaaaaaatttagagcTAATTAATAATGAGttaaattctttaaaaaaatgcatttcaaaaaatcataatattattaatattctgAAGAGCATCCGGAATTTCCATTTTCGGGAAAATTCCATTTTGAGTttgccccccatttttattaacgtCGCGTCGTACCAGTATATTCACGTGGAAGATTTGTGCGACCTTCACTCGGATAAAGCGTCATCGTTTTGTCATCCGGGGAGGGGAGGCATGACAGTGCGTAGTGTGCACCACCCGAATGTTCAAAATGGCCTGGAAGCTGTGAGTACTGTCCACAGTATCAGCAGCTTCAACAATCAAATTGAGGACGCGAATGGCGAGGGCGACGAGAATGGCACGAGCAACACGAGCAACACGGGCGACACGAGCGATACGAGCGACACGAATGAGGAAAACAAGATGCGCTACGTGCAGGAAGTGTATAACGCACGAACGTCCCCTTTTCAAAACCCAAAAAGAAATGACACCATAGAACTTACCGCCGCCGACATCAGATTCTTCAACGTGTGCCAGAAACTGATAAGtgaaaatatgataaaaggCAGGCCATATTTGGACATAAGCAGAAACGAACCTGTTTTTGCGTACCCAAATTTCAGGAAAGACAGTGCTTGTACTAACTCACCAGAAGAGCAAACGAGAAGTTGCTCTAGtcgaaagaagaaaaattactcGAGCAAGAAAATgcggcaaataaaaaatgaaaatcacATGTCCCCCGGGGGTGATGGCACAGGGAGTAGCGCCCTGCTTATTCCAAAGCTATTCGGACGGACACACGAAAAGGTAAATGCTCGTAGCATACAGAATTTTAAATcgaatataattataaatagatACAGGGCcaatttttactatttttatcatatccCCAGTCGGACTTACGCTAACAGGCGTAGAAACAATAGCGGGAGTCCTTTGCGCATTGGGAGCGGCACCTTTAATGCTAGCAATAGCAACAGCACCAGCAACAATTTCAATTACAGTTATAGCCATGTGCACAGAAATAGGGAGGAATATGACGAAATAAACGCAACAGTTCATGTAGATCATGAAGTGCTCAGCCGGCCGCTCTCTTCTATTCAGAACAGTGTCCTACACAATGGGACATTTCAAGAAAGAAGTGGACGCAGGTTTCATGAATTTATGCCCGTTAGACACTTAGATGTAAATGCGAACGAGACACGGGTTTTAAGAACGTACAAGCCAGCGGAATCGTTTTTTCACCTATTCAGTAATCCGCTTTATgaagattttatttttagtaccACCAAGGAAAATAACTGTTCCTTCAGCCTGGGAGCTATTGATATGAGGAACTTTATTCAGAAAGATAACAAGTCTCCACTGGGAGATATGATTCATGAAAATGTGTACTACAATACGGACACAAAATATTTCTGCACGTATTCTAAGGAGAACACTGAATTGTTATGCGTGTCGCCACAAATATTATCTCATTTTAGCATTTTCAATTCGGAATATATTGCCTACTCGTCTTATCCAAATATGAGGGATGAAAAGAGCTTGCTATGTATGTTTAATATCTGTTCTTTTTTCCAGCGCGATCCAAAAATAGTTACGTACAGTTTTGCGAgcgaaattaattattttaagttGTTTCCATCAAAGCAAGATGGCTTTTATGCACATGATGGTGGAAATACGTGGGACACTGCTAGCCATACCATGAATGAGGAGTATGCCTACCACCCTgataacaaaattgataaaatttttatttgcggGTCTAACCCCTGCTTCAGTTTTAAcgcaataaaaaatgatggagTTCCGTATTGCATATGGGatagcaaaaaattgaaggttCATGACTTGTTATGCGTGAGCGACGATTTACCATGTTATGTGCACAACGTTTTAAGCGGAAGTCAGCACCCATTTAGCAATTTAATTGGTGATTATGGCTCCCTGAAAAAGGAACGATCCTTCCACGCGAAAAGGgcgaaagaaaaacgaaaagacgaaatgggaaatgatgaagatgGCCACGAAAATGCGAACCTAAACGAAAGAAGATCATCCGTGGATTATCATTACCAAAATGATGCACACAAgaaatgttataataaaagGAAACATCCTAGTAAAGATCCAAGTGAGGAAAATGACGACCTGCACGTAAGCAAACATGAAACGGCAAGAAATCGGCATGACCATTTTGCAGACAAATCAAAGCATCACCTTAACCGCTCGAGTAAGAACAACCACGGGCAATACGCATCTGCTGCAAATAActcaaatgaaaaaatgagaaacaaACATAGTGGTGCCACCCCCCATAACTACTACGTATCCAATGCGGCCAAGTacaatgataataaaaaaaaaggaatatgtTGTGAAAGTGTGAACAAATCAAacaacaatatttttttgtgctgcAACACAGAACATGTATATTTGTGTGATTTGcgatgtaattttttaaacaccaTTTCGAAACTGAGGCCGAATGAAGGGTACGTAAATAAAATGCACTCATTAAGCAACAGCTTTCAGtatatattatcaaaaaCGAATAATCATATAGGACTGTACGACATGCGGTATGGCCCTTGTAAACATAACGACGAGACGAAAAGCAGCTTGGTAACCTCTTATGATAGATTTATAGATAATGGTAACCTGAAAAAACACCTGAACGATTTTTACGTTATAGACAATGAACAGTTCCTAGTTTCTCTAGACACATACACCAATTCGGTTCATATATATGACATTATGAACACGAAAAATAGAGTCATAAATTTGGATGGGAATTCTGATTATTCGATATACGCGAACATTCACGCGTACAATAATTTGTCAAGGATACCCTACATATATTCTTCACATAAGTACGATGATGCTTATTATCAttactacaaaaaaaaaaactgtgaAACGAAGGCAACCGAAATTAAGCATATGACTCATTTTTGTCCAATGAAAACGTACCCACAAAAGGACCTATTTATAGGGTTAAATGTTCAATCcattttaccccttttttacgttaAACAGAAGTATACCAAGCATAATTTCATCTCCATAAATGAAGGTGGCTTTATTTGTACcataaatgtgtaa
- a CDS encoding hypothetical protein, conserved (encoded by transcript PVX_088280A) translates to MDNAKNENTDGCSNPLSPRTNDLKLEERDDKSREHESTDDNHEGLVNQNGIYRTAVYNNKRIKIYQYKTFPKNYLQSVYELLGSELSEPYNIFLLKTILKNYSEIALMCLCDEECMGTVISKITTKCKNDEPTTFGYICKRKKQKCINLACSIVFTSSTHECASIHEKFNLFHFFPFHCP, encoded by the exons ATGgataatgcaaaaaatgaaaatactGACGGTTGTTCCAATCCCTTGTCCCCACGCACAAATGATTTAAAATTAGAAGAACGCGATGATAAGTCAAGAGAACATGAGTCCACTGATGACAATCATGAAGGTCTTGTAAACCAAAATGGCATTTACCGAACAGCTGTTTACAATAACAAGAGGATTAAAATTTATCAATACAAAacctttccaaaaaattatctaCAAAGCGTATACGAATTGCTGGGGAGTGAATTATCTGAACcgtataacatttttttacttaaaacgATTTTGAAGAACTATAGCGAAATTGCACTAATG TGCTTATGCGATGAAGAGTGTATGGGCACAGTAATAAGCAAAATTACGaccaaatgtaaaaatgatgaaccaACGACATTCggatatatatgtaaaaggaaaaagcaaaaatgcataaatttaGCTTGCAGCATTGTTTTTACTAGTTCTACACATGAGTGTGCATCTATCcatgaaaaatttaatttgttccacttttttccctttcactGTCCATAA